The following coding sequences are from one uncultured Desulfobacter sp. window:
- the allE gene encoding (S)-ureidoglycine aminohydrolase yields the protein MGYINNNIGYREELLSTRTIIKKNNFAVIEPDGLVKNTIPGFINCDCTIMGSPALGADFVDYLVTIKEGGQNTIGFGGKTIEVFFYVLEGKVKAWNDDESSVLTQGGYLYSPEGKKIYFEAAEGETAKVFLYKRVYNRIDGYEAHTVCGNINDVPWVFYEGMEDVLVKDFLPAANDLGFDMNMHVLAFKMGTSHGYVETHIQEHGAYIYSGKGMYILDGNWIPVQKGDYIFMDSYCPQASYGVGRGEDFAYIYSKDCNRDVIL from the coding sequence ATGGGTTACATCAACAACAATATAGGTTACAGAGAAGAGCTTCTATCAACACGAACTATCATCAAGAAAAATAATTTTGCAGTGATTGAGCCTGACGGATTGGTGAAAAACACTATTCCCGGATTTATAAACTGTGATTGTACAATCATGGGGTCGCCCGCATTAGGCGCAGATTTCGTTGATTACCTGGTTACCATTAAAGAGGGTGGGCAAAACACCATCGGTTTCGGAGGAAAGACGATCGAGGTTTTCTTTTACGTTCTTGAAGGCAAGGTTAAAGCTTGGAATGATGATGAAAGTTCTGTTTTAACACAAGGCGGCTACCTCTATTCCCCCGAAGGCAAAAAGATATATTTTGAAGCTGCTGAGGGTGAAACCGCAAAGGTATTCCTGTATAAAAGAGTTTACAACAGGATTGACGGATATGAAGCCCACACTGTCTGCGGAAACATCAACGATGTGCCCTGGGTCTTTTATGAAGGTATGGAAGATGTTCTGGTAAAGGATTTTCTGCCGGCTGCAAACGACCTGGGCTTTGATATGAATATGCACGTTCTTGCCTTTAAAATGGGCACATCTCACGGTTATGTCGAGACTCACATTCAGGAACACGGCGCTTATATATACAGTGGTAAGGGTATGTATATTTTGGACGGTAATTGGATTCCTGTTCAGAAAGGCGATTACATTTTCATGGACAGCTATTGCCCCCAGGCTTCATATGGCGTAGGCCGCGGCGAAGACTTCGCTTATATCTATTCCAAAGACTGCAACAGAGATGTGATTCTTTAA
- the allD gene encoding ureidoglycolate dehydrogenase → MRDKIMRLSHDELKSLMMKKLMAAGLSEEHADMTADVLVWSDERGYHSHGSVRMEYYSERINKGGINTKPNMHFEKTSPSTGYLEADNGCGYVAATIAMRKAIEMAKESGIAVVGMKNISHSGAIGYYTEMAADEDLAAISFCQSDPMAVPYGGSEPYYGTNPISFAAPSADQRKIIFDMATTTQAWGKILDKRSRKEDIPSDWAVDEKGRPTTDPNNVNALVPIAGAKGYGLMMMVDIFSGILLGVPFGGHVSSMYHDLSEGRRLGHLHIVIDPSMFTDLDTFKKNISATMDELHAIKPAPGFDKVYYPGERAEMRLKKQLADGGIEIVDDIYNYLISDDIHFDRYDHKNRFAD, encoded by the coding sequence ATGAGAGACAAAATAATGAGACTATCCCACGATGAGCTTAAATCCTTAATGATGAAGAAACTTATGGCTGCAGGTTTGAGCGAAGAACATGCAGATATGACGGCAGACGTACTTGTCTGGTCTGACGAGAGAGGCTACCACTCTCACGGTTCCGTTAGAATGGAGTACTATTCAGAACGGATCAACAAGGGCGGCATTAACACAAAGCCCAATATGCACTTTGAAAAAACCAGTCCTTCAACCGGCTATCTTGAAGCCGACAACGGCTGCGGTTATGTTGCCGCCACTATTGCGATGCGCAAGGCAATTGAAATGGCTAAGGAGTCAGGCATTGCCGTCGTAGGTATGAAGAACATTTCTCACAGCGGCGCCATCGGCTATTACACTGAAATGGCTGCGGATGAAGACCTTGCAGCAATTTCATTCTGCCAATCCGACCCCATGGCCGTTCCGTATGGCGGCAGTGAGCCTTACTACGGCACAAACCCTATTTCCTTTGCTGCCCCTTCTGCTGACCAAAGGAAGATTATCTTTGATATGGCCACCACAACCCAAGCCTGGGGCAAAATCCTTGATAAGCGCTCCAGGAAAGAAGATATCCCCTCTGATTGGGCAGTGGATGAAAAAGGCCGTCCCACAACCGACCCCAATAACGTTAATGCTCTTGTTCCCATCGCCGGCGCGAAAGGTTACGGCTTAATGATGATGGTTGATATCTTTTCTGGGATTTTGCTTGGCGTACCATTCGGTGGACACGTAAGCTCAATGTATCACGATTTGTCCGAGGGGCGCAGGCTCGGTCACCTGCATATTGTTATTGATCCTTCTATGTTTACGGATCTTGATACCTTTAAGAAAAACATTTCCGCCACCATGGATGAGCTTCACGCAATTAAGCCCGCACCTGGCTTTGACAAGGTGTATTATCCCGGCGAAAGAGCTGAAATGCGCCTCAAGAAGCAGCTTGCCGACGGCGGTATCGAGATTGTTGATGATATTTATAATTATTTAATCAGCGATGACATTCATTTTGACAGATATGACCACAAAAACAGATTTGCCGATTAG
- the fdrA gene encoding acyl-CoA synthetase FdrA has product MLQTIVKKGAYQDSVVLMLLTNKISAMEGVKKVSIMMATPANKDMYKAGGMETEQLLAASANDMVIVADVDDASTMDKIMEETESFLRNQATTSSGAEETEAVKSWDKAIKKNFGANLALISIPGIYAAAEADRALDQDMNVFMFSDNVTIEDEKRLKEKAHAKGLVVMGPDCGTGIIHSVPLAFTNSVNKGKIGIVGASGTGIQELTTIIDRMGEGVTNAIGTGGRDLSTTVGGITMLDCINAMDKDDNTDVLIVISKPPAKEVRDKIFARLTHCSKPVITLFLGEKPKYHEKGLYHAYTLDEAARIAVMLLHGEEVTPVKAELPDGDFFNASENKAIKAYYSGGTLAGEAAMLIKDALDLEIPPEKAEGFMLKTDGHIVVDLGDDVYTQGKPHPMIDPAKRVECMGEACDDPSTGVILFDVVLGYGSHEDMAGALIPAIRELQKKAADKNRKLFFVATVCGTRTDHQNYDEQVKKLQEANVYVCESNKIAVELAIKMIGQSIVEPEKAIRPIEALDCAVKEPSKALMRMISEKPVTLNIGLKSFAKVIKDYDCKILQFDWTPPAGGDVEMINTLQFLRSYEFQEAK; this is encoded by the coding sequence ATGCTGCAAACAATCGTCAAAAAGGGAGCATATCAGGACAGTGTGGTCTTGATGCTTCTTACTAACAAAATTTCGGCGATGGAAGGGGTCAAGAAGGTATCCATCATGATGGCGACCCCTGCCAACAAAGATATGTACAAAGCCGGTGGTATGGAGACGGAGCAGCTTTTAGCCGCAAGTGCAAACGATATGGTTATCGTTGCAGATGTTGACGATGCTTCCACAATGGACAAAATTATGGAGGAGACAGAGAGCTTCCTTCGCAATCAGGCCACCACTTCCAGCGGCGCGGAGGAGACCGAAGCCGTAAAGTCCTGGGACAAGGCGATCAAAAAGAACTTTGGAGCAAATTTAGCGCTCATTTCGATTCCGGGCATCTATGCCGCTGCCGAAGCGGACCGGGCGCTTGACCAGGACATGAATGTCTTTATGTTCAGTGACAACGTGACCATTGAGGACGAAAAGCGACTCAAGGAAAAAGCCCACGCAAAAGGCCTTGTTGTTATGGGACCCGACTGCGGAACCGGAATTATCCACAGTGTTCCCCTTGCATTTACAAACAGCGTAAACAAAGGAAAGATCGGTATTGTCGGCGCATCCGGAACGGGCATCCAGGAGCTGACAACCATCATCGACCGCATGGGCGAGGGCGTAACAAATGCTATCGGAACAGGGGGCCGGGATCTTTCCACAACAGTTGGCGGCATTACGATGCTTGACTGCATCAATGCCATGGACAAGGATGATAACACAGATGTTCTGATTGTTATTTCAAAGCCGCCCGCCAAGGAAGTCCGCGACAAAATTTTTGCGCGCCTTACACACTGTTCAAAGCCGGTTATAACCCTGTTTCTTGGTGAAAAACCTAAATACCATGAAAAGGGCTTATATCACGCATACACACTCGACGAGGCGGCAAGAATTGCGGTTATGCTGCTGCACGGTGAAGAGGTTACGCCCGTCAAGGCGGAACTTCCCGACGGAGATTTCTTTAATGCAAGTGAGAATAAGGCGATCAAGGCTTACTACTCCGGCGGCACATTAGCAGGCGAAGCGGCAATGCTTATCAAGGACGCTCTTGACCTTGAGATCCCGCCCGAGAAGGCAGAAGGCTTTATGCTGAAAACCGACGGGCACATTGTTGTAGATCTTGGGGATGATGTTTATACACAAGGCAAGCCTCATCCGATGATTGACCCGGCAAAGCGGGTGGAATGCATGGGGGAGGCCTGCGACGACCCTTCAACCGGCGTAATTTTGTTTGATGTTGTACTTGGCTATGGCTCACACGAGGACATGGCGGGCGCTCTCATCCCTGCTATTCGGGAGTTACAGAAAAAAGCTGCCGATAAAAATCGCAAGCTGTTCTTTGTTGCTACAGTATGCGGCACACGCACAGATCATCAAAACTATGATGAACAGGTGAAAAAGCTGCAAGAGGCAAATGTTTACGTTTGCGAAAGCAACAAAATAGCTGTTGAACTGGCAATCAAGATGATTGGCCAAAGCATAGTCGAGCCTGAAAAAGCAATACGCCCGATTGAAGCTTTGGATTGCGCGGTTAAGGAACCGAGCAAAGCCCTTATGCGTATGATTTCCGAAAAGCCTGTAACTCTCAACATAGGCCTGAAGAGTTTTGCAAAGGTTATCAAGGACTATGACTGCAAAATTTTACAGTTTGACTGGACACCGCCCGCAGGCGGAGATGTCGAAATGATTAATACACTCCAATTCTTGCGCTCTTATGAGTTTCAGGAGGCCAAGTAG